A segment of the Fusobacterium ulcerans genome:
ATTGCATAAAGCTGTAAGTATATAGAAGAATGCTATTGTTTTTAAATATGTTCTTCCTAAAAATATAGCTTCTGTTTCTGATGATTCAATAAATATTTTCATTATTGAACCTGAAAAAATAAATATAAGTATTGCAGTTGCAACGCAATAAAGCAATGACATTGTTAAGGCACTTTTAAACCCTTTAAATATTCTTTCATCTTTTCCAGCTCCTCTATTTTGAGAAATAAAAGTAGTAAGAGCTGCTCCCATACTGTCTCCTGGTGTAAGTATAAACCCATCTATTCTGCTTCCAGAATTAAAAGCAGCTATTGAATCGATTCCCAAAGGATTTACTGCTCCCTGTACAAATACAGCTCCTGTAAAAATTATAGTCTGTTGAACTGCATAAGACAAGCTATATGACATAGTTTTTTTCAATAAAGTCAGATCTATCGCAAACTCTTTTAAAGTTAATCTAAGAACAGGCATTCTGAAATAAATATTTAAAAGGGAAATAACAACAGCTGCTATTTGAGATATTACAGTTGCATAAGCTGCACCCTTTACTCCCATTCCTAAATTTTTTATAAAATATATATCTAACTCAATATTTAAAACAACTGCTATTACAAGTATTCCCAATGGCGTCTTTGAATCTCCAACTGCCCTCATCTCAGCAGACAATATATTGTAGAGAAAGGAAAATATCAACCCTATTATTATTATTCTCAAATATCCCTCTGCCATTTCCATTATTTCTATGGGGGTATTCATTAAAATAAGTATATATTTTACGCTGAATAATGCCACAGCAGAAAGTAAAAAAATAAAAACTGCTCCTGCTTTTATTGTTGTAGCTATCTCTTTTTTTAATTTTTCTATATCTTCAGCACCATAAAATTCAGCCATAAGTATAGCAGATCCCAATGAAAACCCAACAACAAAAAATATCAGTATATTCATTATAGGGCCAGCTGTTCCTACTGCGGCTAAGGCTTCTTTTCCACTAAATCTTCCTACTATTACTGCATCAGCAGTATTGTACATCTGCTGAAAAATATTTCCCAGAAATATAGGAATTGTGAAGAAAAAAATATTTTTTGTTACATTTCCCTCTGTCATTTTTTTCATAATTTATCCTTCGTTAGATTTTATATAATCATTATTAATTTTATTTTGGTTTTTCAAAATCATTTTAACACCATAAGATTTCTTTGTCAATAAAATTATCATTGACATTACTCTTTCAGCACTCTAAAATATTGTTATAATAATTCTAACAGGAGTAATCTTATGAAAACTACTATTGAAAATTCTTCATACAAATCTGATCTTACCAATAAAGATAAAATAATATTAGATTATATACTTCGTAATAAGAAAACAGCCTGTTTTCTTACCTCTAACGAAATAGCTGAACTTCTTAATGTCAGCCCTTCATCTGTTGTGAGATTATCAAAAAAAATTGGCTTTGAAAATTTTTCAGCATTTAAAAAAGCTTTACAAATGGAAATAGCTGAGCAGGAACCATCTCTTGATGCAAATGAAATTCCTTATGAAAAGATAGAACAATATGATAAACTTTCTGATATTGAATTGATTAAAGCTTTCCGACAGAATGTATTAAAAAATATTACTGCTGATATCTCCAGTAAAGAAGACAAAAAGTTTATAGAAAGTGCTGATATAATTTCAAAAGCAAAGAGAGTATTCATTGTAGGATATCGTGCTTGTGCAGGGCTTGCCTCTACATTTGGAATAATGCTTTCATGTATAAGACCTGATGTTTTCGTCTTAAATAATAATGGACCTATTGTTGACAGACTCATTGATCTTGGAAAAAATGATGTAGTTGTTGCCATATCTTTTAACCGTTATTCTGGAAATACAAAATTTGCTGTTCAAATAGCAAGGGATGCTGGAGCCAAAATAATATCATTCACTGATTTTTATACTTCTCCAATTGCACAGGGAGTTGATAAGGTTATAATCAACAGTGTAGAAAATTTCAGTTTCTACAATTCATATGCCAGTTCTATGATGAATATAGAGACAATTGTAGCTCTTGTGAGCAAAAAAAACATGGCAGCTAATAAAAAGCGGCTTATGAAAATGGAAACATACTTAGAACAGAATGGAGAATACTAAAAAAAGAGGATAACCCCTAGAGTTAAGATAATTTTAGAAATTTCTAAGATTCTCTTTTCTGCTTTTTGGTTATCCTCTTATATTTTTTTATCTTTACTTATTTTTTCTATCTATGTAATGTGTATGGAAAAGTTTATGTGTCATAACTCCATAAGGTTTTCCTAATGATTCTCTATAAAGATCTATAACATATCTGTTATTATGAGATGTTCTTATTTCTTTATGATAATCTATATTTTGAATAGCTGCTGCTCTTGTCTTAACAATGTCAAAGTTTCCATGATGGTAAGGTTGTCCTCCTCCACCTACACATCCACCTTTACATGCCATTACTTCTACAGCATGGAAATTCTCTTCCCCTGCTTTTATCTTCT
Coding sequences within it:
- a CDS encoding MATE family efflux transporter, which gives rise to MKKMTEGNVTKNIFFFTIPIFLGNIFQQMYNTADAVIVGRFSGKEALAAVGTAGPIMNILIFFVVGFSLGSAILMAEFYGAEDIEKLKKEIATTIKAGAVFIFLLSAVALFSVKYILILMNTPIEIMEMAEGYLRIIIIGLIFSFLYNILSAEMRAVGDSKTPLGILVIAVVLNIELDIYFIKNLGMGVKGAAYATVISQIAAVVISLLNIYFRMPVLRLTLKEFAIDLTLLKKTMSYSLSYAVQQTIIFTGAVFVQGAVNPLGIDSIAAFNSGSRIDGFILTPGDSMGAALTTFISQNRGAGKDERIFKGFKSALTMSLLYCVATAILIFIFSGSIMKIFIESSETEAIFLGRTYLKTIAFFYILTALCNTLQGFFRGFGRMDVTLIATFIQIPIRVVLSYMLTKYMGISGVAVGMGIGWIFMASYEGYLYMRYRNRRRELNGVHI
- a CDS encoding MurR/RpiR family transcriptional regulator, coding for MKTTIENSSYKSDLTNKDKIILDYILRNKKTACFLTSNEIAELLNVSPSSVVRLSKKIGFENFSAFKKALQMEIAEQEPSLDANEIPYEKIEQYDKLSDIELIKAFRQNVLKNITADISSKEDKKFIESADIISKAKRVFIVGYRACAGLASTFGIMLSCIRPDVFVLNNNGPIVDRLIDLGKNDVVVAISFNRYSGNTKFAVQIARDAGAKIISFTDFYTSPIAQGVDKVIINSVENFSFYNSYASSMMNIETIVALVSKKNMAANKKRLMKMETYLEQNGEY